Proteins from one bacterium genomic window:
- the glmU gene encoding bifunctional UDP-N-acetylglucosamine diphosphorylase/glucosamine-1-phosphate N-acetyltransferase GlmU: MSVIVLAAGQGTRMKSRRAKVLHELCGVPMLGHVLRNARRLDPARLIVVVGRDADEVKERFEGEAEFVLQEEQNGTGHAVRVAMPTLGEVGGDVLVLYGDTPLLSPETLEQMAKTKRERGADLAVLTARTRNIPGRVARDEQGRVSRIIEAQDATPEELELEERNTGVYLFSADLLRDGLAALRPNNAQGELYITDIVGFAVSRGLRVEAVETPDPDECMGINNRVELADATAYMRRRIAREHMAEGVTFIDPDTVYIDADVTIGRDSIIEPGVVITGDSSLGEGCHVKAGCVIEESRLGNDVTIGPSAHLRPGSRLGEGVKIGNYVEIKNSTLGPGSKAAHLGYIGDADVGAGVNFSCGAIVVNYDGYKKTRSTIGDQAFIGCNANLVSPVTIEPHGFVAAGSTVTKDVPEDALALARTKQRNIEGWVARKEGRARPRSSTSAEAGTDAPSAASAPKSVPKKRPTRKKKAAAKKKAARKKAAKKATKKKASKKQPGAKRRK, encoded by the coding sequence GTGTCGGTGATCGTCCTGGCCGCGGGTCAGGGTACGCGCATGAAGTCCCGCCGCGCGAAGGTGCTCCACGAGCTCTGTGGTGTTCCGATGCTCGGCCACGTGCTCCGCAACGCGCGCCGCCTCGATCCCGCTCGCCTGATCGTGGTCGTCGGCCGCGATGCCGACGAGGTGAAGGAGCGCTTCGAAGGCGAGGCCGAATTCGTCCTCCAGGAGGAGCAGAACGGGACCGGGCACGCGGTGCGGGTCGCGATGCCGACCCTCGGCGAGGTCGGGGGCGACGTGCTCGTCCTCTACGGCGACACCCCGCTCCTCTCTCCCGAGACCCTCGAGCAGATGGCGAAGACGAAGCGCGAGCGCGGCGCGGATCTCGCGGTCCTGACCGCGCGCACCCGAAACATTCCCGGTCGCGTGGCCCGGGACGAGCAGGGTCGTGTCTCCCGGATCATCGAGGCCCAGGACGCCACGCCGGAAGAGCTCGAGCTCGAGGAGCGCAACACCGGCGTCTATCTCTTCTCCGCGGATCTCCTCCGCGACGGGCTCGCCGCGCTTCGCCCGAACAACGCCCAGGGCGAGCTCTACATCACCGACATCGTCGGCTTCGCCGTCTCGCGCGGTCTGCGCGTCGAGGCGGTCGAGACTCCCGACCCCGACGAGTGCATGGGCATCAACAACCGCGTCGAGCTCGCCGACGCGACCGCCTACATGCGCCGGCGCATCGCCCGCGAGCACATGGCCGAGGGCGTGACCTTCATCGACCCGGACACGGTCTACATCGACGCGGACGTCACGATCGGTCGCGACTCGATCATCGAGCCCGGCGTCGTGATCACCGGCGACTCTTCTCTCGGCGAAGGCTGCCACGTGAAGGCCGGCTGCGTGATCGAGGAGAGCCGCCTCGGGAACGACGTCACGATCGGCCCGTCGGCCCATCTGCGCCCCGGCAGCCGCCTCGGCGAGGGCGTGAAGATCGGCAACTACGTCGAGATCAAGAACTCCACGCTGGGTCCCGGTAGCAAGGCCGCCCACCTGGGCTACATCGGCGACGCCGACGTCGGCGCCGGCGTGAACTTCAGCTGCGGCGCGATCGTCGTGAACTACGACGGCTACAAGAAGACCCGGAGCACGATCGGCGACCAGGCCTTCATCGGCTGCAACGCCAACCTCGTCTCGCCCGTCACGATCGAGCCCCACGGCTTCGTCGCTGCCGGGTCCACGGTCACGAAGGACGTCCCGGAGGACGCTCTCGCCTTGGCGCGCACGAAGCAGCGCAACATCGAGGGCTGGGTCGCCCGCAAGGAAGGCCGCGCCCGGCCTCGTTCCTCGACCTCCGCCGAAGCCGGAACCGACGCCCCGTCAGCGGCATCTGCTCCGAAGTCCGTCCCGAAGAAGCGTCCGACCCGAAAGAAGAAGGCCGCGGCGAAGAAGAAGGCTGCAAGAAAGAAGGCAGCCAAGAAGGCCACGAAAAAGAAAGCCTCGAAGAAGCAGCCCGGCGCGAAGCGCCGCAAGTAG
- the nagZ gene encoding beta-N-acetylhexosaminidase: MSAAAHPGQLLFVGYPGHEVPDDLAALVRTGRVGGVILFKRNVRDPEQVRRVVAELHALAPSEAPLVVALDQEGGRVQRLRAPWTEWPPMRALGQRTPEDTARFARALAMELRDCGFDLDFAPVVDVDSNPDNPVIGDRSFGGTPEIVSAHATAFIEALQDEGVAACAKHFPGHGDTDLDSHLALPKLDLDLARLREIELPPFRAAVEAGVASIMTAHVLFPRLDEKRPATLSGDVMQILRGELAYDGLVFSDDIEMRAMADHWSSHACSIGVLEAGVDSILVCSKADLRDEVLAHLESAPDALLEAPLRRMQAFKECFGGGRAATRSAPPYAEHLALAETFVAGRPTDVTSDPTERA, encoded by the coding sequence GTGTCGGCCGCCGCCCATCCCGGCCAGCTCCTCTTCGTCGGCTATCCCGGCCACGAGGTTCCCGACGATCTCGCTGCACTCGTTCGAACGGGTCGCGTCGGTGGCGTGATCCTCTTCAAGCGGAACGTCCGCGATCCGGAGCAGGTGCGTCGGGTCGTCGCCGAGCTCCACGCGCTCGCGCCGAGCGAGGCCCCGCTCGTCGTCGCCCTCGACCAGGAAGGCGGCCGGGTCCAGCGCCTGCGCGCGCCCTGGACGGAGTGGCCACCGATGCGCGCCCTGGGGCAGCGCACGCCCGAGGACACCGCGCGCTTCGCCCGTGCCCTCGCGATGGAGCTCCGGGACTGCGGCTTCGATCTCGACTTCGCGCCCGTGGTCGACGTCGACAGCAACCCGGACAATCCGGTGATCGGAGACCGGAGCTTCGGGGGGACGCCCGAGATCGTCTCCGCCCACGCGACCGCGTTCATCGAGGCGCTGCAGGACGAAGGCGTCGCGGCCTGCGCGAAGCATTTCCCCGGCCACGGGGATACCGATCTCGACAGCCATCTCGCCCTCCCGAAGCTCGACCTGGATCTGGCGCGCCTGCGCGAGATCGAGCTGCCGCCGTTCCGGGCGGCGGTCGAGGCGGGGGTCGCGAGCATCATGACCGCTCATGTGCTCTTCCCGCGCCTCGACGAAAAACGCCCGGCCACGCTCTCCGGGGACGTCATGCAGATCCTGCGCGGCGAGCTCGCCTACGATGGCCTCGTCTTCAGCGATGACATCGAGATGCGCGCGATGGCGGATCACTGGTCTTCCCATGCGTGCTCGATCGGCGTTCTCGAGGCGGGGGTCGACTCGATCCTGGTCTGCTCGAAGGCCGATCTCCGGGACGAGGTCCTGGCCCATCTGGAGTCGGCGCCCGACGCGCTCCTCGAAGCGCCGCTTCGTCGGATGCAGGCCTTCAAGGAGTGCTTCGGTGGCGGACGGGCGGCGACGCGATCCGCTCCTCCCTACGCCGAGCATCTGGCCCTGGCGGAGACCTTCGTCGCCGGGCGCCCGACCGACGTGACGTCGGACCCGACCGAACGCGCCTGA
- the glmS gene encoding glutamine--fructose-6-phosphate transaminase (isomerizing), whose translation MCGIVGYVGREHAAVDVLVDGLRRLEYRGYDSAGVAILEGGSIEVRRAKGKLINLEGTLREKPLQGHCGIGHTRWATHGKPSERNAHPHRAGGVVIVHNGIIENYRELRAALERRGAEIQSDTDTELIAHLIDERVRDGQDLLTAVRESCHDLEGSYALAAICDAAPDTVVTAKNGGSPIIVGQSDKQAFLASDIPAVLPYTRDLLSLHDGDFAVLTEEGIQVCDIEGRPIDREFSVVQWDPVSAEKGGYDHFMQKEIFEQPRAITDTIGTRVNEAEQGVDLDGIEFDKAWLDDCQGVTLVACGTSYYASLLGKYMIEQIAGIPCEVDLASEFRYRKPIVGSRRLVIPVSQSGETADTLAALEEAKGQGARILAICNVRESTIARASDDVLYTQAGPEIGVASTKAFVTQAIALYLVALKLGIVRQLLSDDEIREKLHDAMRLPRMVEGVLELDQEILGVARKYFKAQDFLFLGRGIMFPIAMEGALKLKEISYIHAEGYAAGEMKHGPIALIDENMPVVCIATKGELHDKLVSNLEQVRARDGQVIALASTGDEEIAEKANDVFYIDDLGDYLTSILAVVPLQLLAYHIATLKGTDVDQPRNLAKSVTVE comes from the coding sequence ATGTGTGGGATTGTTGGATATGTGGGCCGTGAACATGCGGCCGTCGACGTTCTCGTCGATGGTCTTCGGCGACTCGAATACCGGGGCTACGACTCGGCCGGTGTCGCCATCCTCGAAGGCGGGTCGATCGAGGTCCGCCGCGCGAAGGGCAAGCTGATCAACCTCGAGGGCACTCTGCGCGAGAAGCCGCTCCAGGGTCATTGCGGAATCGGCCACACCCGCTGGGCGACCCACGGCAAGCCCTCCGAGCGGAACGCCCACCCCCATCGCGCCGGCGGCGTCGTCATCGTCCACAACGGCATCATCGAGAACTACCGCGAGCTGCGCGCGGCGCTCGAGCGTCGCGGGGCCGAGATCCAATCCGACACGGACACCGAGCTGATCGCCCACCTGATCGACGAGCGGGTGCGGGACGGCCAGGACCTGCTGACCGCGGTCCGGGAATCGTGCCACGACCTCGAAGGCTCCTACGCCCTCGCGGCGATCTGCGACGCGGCCCCCGACACGGTCGTGACGGCCAAGAACGGGGGCTCGCCGATCATCGTGGGTCAGAGCGACAAGCAGGCCTTCCTCGCCAGTGACATCCCCGCCGTCCTGCCGTACACGCGCGATCTCCTCTCCCTCCACGACGGCGACTTCGCCGTCCTGACGGAAGAGGGGATCCAGGTCTGCGACATCGAAGGCCGGCCGATCGATCGCGAGTTCAGCGTCGTGCAGTGGGACCCGGTCTCCGCCGAGAAGGGCGGCTACGACCACTTCATGCAGAAGGAGATCTTCGAGCAGCCCCGCGCGATCACCGACACGATCGGGACCCGCGTGAACGAGGCGGAGCAGGGCGTCGACCTCGACGGGATCGAATTCGACAAGGCGTGGCTCGACGACTGCCAGGGCGTGACCCTCGTCGCCTGCGGGACCTCGTACTACGCGTCGCTCCTCGGCAAGTACATGATCGAGCAGATCGCCGGGATCCCCTGCGAGGTCGATCTCGCGAGCGAGTTCCGATACCGCAAGCCGATCGTCGGCTCGCGTCGTCTCGTGATCCCCGTATCCCAGTCCGGCGAGACGGCGGACACCCTCGCCGCCCTCGAAGAGGCGAAGGGGCAGGGCGCGCGGATCCTCGCGATCTGCAACGTCCGCGAGTCGACGATCGCGCGGGCGAGCGACGACGTGCTCTACACGCAGGCGGGTCCCGAGATCGGCGTCGCCTCGACGAAGGCCTTCGTGACCCAGGCGATCGCGCTCTACCTGGTCGCGCTCAAGCTCGGGATCGTCCGCCAGCTCCTCTCGGACGACGAGATCCGCGAGAAGCTCCACGACGCGATGCGCCTGCCGCGCATGGTCGAGGGCGTACTCGAGCTCGACCAGGAGATCCTCGGCGTCGCGCGCAAGTATTTCAAGGCGCAGGACTTCCTCTTCCTGGGCCGCGGAATCATGTTCCCGATCGCCATGGAAGGCGCGCTCAAGCTCAAGGAGATCAGCTACATCCACGCCGAGGGCTATGCCGCCGGCGAGATGAAGCACGGTCCGATCGCACTGATCGACGAGAACATGCCCGTGGTCTGCATCGCCACGAAGGGCGAGCTCCACGACAAGCTGGTCTCGAACCTCGAGCAGGTCCGCGCCCGGGACGGTCAGGTGATCGCCCTCGCCTCGACCGGCGACGAAGAGATCGCCGAGAAGGCGAACGACGTCTTCTACATCGACGATCTCGGCGACTATCTGACCTCGATCCTCGCCGTCGTCCCCCTCCAGCTGCTCGCCTATCACATCGCGACGCTGAAGGGCACCGACGTCGACCAGCCGCGGAACCTCGCGAAGAGCGTGACGGTCGAATAG
- a CDS encoding ketoacyl-ACP synthase III translates to MPLRSRIAGTGMSVGNRVVTNADLTQWMDTTEEWIEQRTGIKERRWIDETQRPSTLAAGAAHQALEQAGLEVADIDCILLATLSGEHDFPGTSFFLHEEIDAGDIPCIDLRAQCCGFLYALQMGDALIRTGAHRRVLVVGAEVHSTGLDVSTEGRDVTVIFGDGAGATLLEAVDGEDDGPGVLEVRCHAQGKHARRLWTEGPSSARYPVRIDEQMLAEKKHFPHMEGRFVFKHAVTRMPEVLLETLGAASLKLDDVDLFLFHQANLRINEAVAQRLEIPEEKVRNNIQRLGNCSAGALPILLAEASRDGTLQPGQLVSLTAFGSGFTWASAVLRWG, encoded by the coding sequence ATGCCGCTTCGCTCCCGAATCGCGGGCACCGGGATGAGCGTGGGCAACCGCGTCGTCACGAACGCCGACCTGACCCAGTGGATGGACACGACCGAGGAGTGGATCGAGCAGCGGACGGGCATCAAGGAGCGCCGCTGGATCGACGAGACCCAGCGCCCTTCGACCCTCGCCGCGGGCGCGGCCCACCAGGCCCTCGAGCAGGCCGGCCTCGAGGTCGCGGACATCGACTGCATCCTGCTGGCGACGCTCTCGGGCGAGCACGACTTCCCCGGAACCTCCTTCTTCCTTCACGAAGAGATCGACGCGGGCGACATCCCCTGCATCGACCTCCGTGCCCAGTGCTGCGGCTTCCTCTACGCGCTCCAGATGGGCGACGCCCTGATTCGGACGGGTGCCCACCGCCGCGTGCTCGTCGTGGGAGCCGAAGTCCACTCGACCGGGCTCGACGTCTCGACCGAGGGGCGGGACGTCACGGTGATCTTCGGGGACGGCGCGGGCGCAACGCTCCTCGAGGCGGTCGACGGCGAGGACGACGGGCCCGGCGTGCTCGAGGTGCGCTGCCACGCGCAGGGCAAGCATGCGCGCCGGCTCTGGACCGAGGGACCGAGCTCCGCGCGCTATCCGGTTCGGATCGACGAGCAGATGCTCGCGGAAAAGAAGCACTTCCCGCACATGGAGGGGCGCTTCGTCTTCAAGCACGCGGTGACCCGGATGCCCGAGGTGCTGCTCGAGACCCTCGGCGCAGCGAGCCTCAAGCTCGACGACGTCGACCTCTTCCTCTTCCATCAGGCGAACCTGCGGATCAATGAGGCGGTGGCCCAGCGGCTCGAGATTCCCGAGGAGAAGGTCCGCAACAACATCCAGCGCCTCGGCAACTGCTCCGCCGGCGCGCTCCCGATCCTGCTCGCCGAGGCCTCCCGGGACGGGACCCTGCAGCCGGGCCAGCTCGTCTCGCTGACGGCGTTCGGCTCGGGCTTCACCTGGGCGAGCGCGGTCCTGCGCTGGGGCTGA
- a CDS encoding c-type cytochrome has product MHRSFAFVAAVFSAGLIGCAPTLESQGAEGGAEAFALACAHCHASGLSGVPAAGVPGDWNARETRDFEVLLERVIAGHGNMPPLGSCAWCSESELRAAIALMVTGSEIEVPTP; this is encoded by the coding sequence ATGCACCGTTCGTTCGCGTTCGTCGCGGCCGTCTTCTCCGCGGGCCTGATCGGCTGCGCGCCGACCCTCGAGTCGCAGGGCGCCGAGGGCGGCGCCGAGGCCTTCGCTCTCGCCTGCGCTCATTGTCACGCCAGCGGCCTGTCCGGGGTGCCCGCCGCGGGGGTACCCGGAGATTGGAACGCGCGCGAGACCCGGGACTTCGAGGTCCTGCTCGAGCGCGTGATCGCTGGACACGGGAACATGCCGCCGCTCGGCAGCTGCGCCTGGTGCAGCGAGTCGGAGCTCCGCGCGGCGATCGCGCTGATGGTGACGGGGTCGGAGATCGAGGTTCCGACGCCGTGA
- the hflX gene encoding GTPase HflX, which yields MPAPSASDLVHHARRRSPPIQVHGNTTGLKASQVKALERLGRRRLSDDLLVTNELARELTELSSDVRRQVGVLLDRSGSVQHVMIGSGSGIELPDWGRLRAGRGRLRGLRLVHTHLAGEGLTRDDETDLALLRLDAVVSIEVRDDGLPGLAHAASLAPANDDGRSVEKLDPVHPANFDFEFSTWIRDLENELSRATEGQEVAEGERAILVSVTAGRDRETLEMHVDELRELARAAGVHVVDVVTQSRPKVDPRTVIGAGKLSDLVIRCFQSDIDLVIFDQDMTPAQARNLSERMELRVIDRTQLILDIFAQRASTGDGKLQVELAQLRYRMPRLAQRADLSLSRLAGGIGGRGPGETKLESDRRRVRDRITRLEREAKRLTKQREGRRRKRGRRGVPVLSIVGYTNAGKSTLLRALTQSDVHVEDKMFATLDPVSRRLRFPREREVIITDTVGFIRDLPEDLVAAFHATLEELRDASLLLHVVDAASPDIDRRIRAVRDVLGELGFDQKPELLVFNQIDRLDEAEAQALARRYQAIPISALTGVGLRELLTEAEEILWDDEDRVPGEEDRFVDLAASGR from the coding sequence ATGCCAGCGCCCTCCGCCAGCGACCTCGTCCACCACGCGCGTCGCAGGAGCCCTCCCATCCAGGTCCACGGAAACACGACCGGCCTCAAGGCCAGCCAGGTCAAGGCCCTCGAACGTCTCGGACGCCGCCGCCTCTCGGACGATCTCCTCGTCACCAATGAACTCGCTCGCGAGCTGACCGAGCTCTCGAGCGACGTGCGTCGCCAGGTCGGGGTCCTGCTCGACCGCTCCGGATCCGTCCAGCACGTGATGATCGGCAGCGGCTCGGGCATCGAGCTCCCCGACTGGGGCCGCCTGCGTGCCGGCCGCGGACGCCTCCGGGGCCTGCGGCTCGTCCACACGCACCTCGCCGGCGAAGGGCTGACCCGCGACGACGAGACCGACCTCGCCCTCCTCCGGCTCGACGCGGTCGTTTCGATCGAAGTCCGGGACGACGGCCTCCCCGGGCTCGCCCACGCCGCGTCCCTCGCGCCAGCGAACGACGACGGCCGCTCGGTCGAGAAGCTCGACCCGGTCCATCCGGCCAACTTCGACTTCGAGTTCAGCACCTGGATCCGCGACCTCGAGAACGAACTCTCGCGCGCGACCGAAGGCCAGGAAGTCGCGGAAGGCGAACGTGCGATCCTCGTTTCCGTCACCGCCGGCCGTGACCGCGAGACCCTCGAGATGCACGTGGACGAGCTCCGGGAGCTCGCCCGCGCCGCGGGGGTCCACGTCGTCGACGTCGTGACCCAGTCGCGTCCCAAGGTCGATCCGCGCACGGTGATCGGCGCCGGCAAGCTCTCGGACCTCGTGATCCGATGCTTCCAGAGCGACATCGACCTCGTCATCTTCGACCAGGACATGACGCCGGCCCAGGCGCGCAACCTCTCCGAACGGATGGAGCTGCGCGTCATCGACCGGACCCAGCTCATCCTCGACATCTTCGCCCAGCGCGCGTCCACGGGAGACGGCAAGCTCCAGGTCGAGCTCGCTCAGCTCCGCTACCGCATGCCTCGCCTCGCCCAACGCGCGGATCTCTCGCTCTCTCGCCTCGCGGGCGGGATCGGCGGCCGCGGCCCCGGCGAGACGAAGCTCGAGAGCGACCGTCGCCGCGTCCGCGACCGGATCACCCGCCTCGAACGCGAAGCGAAACGGCTCACGAAGCAACGTGAGGGACGGCGCCGCAAGCGCGGCCGCCGCGGCGTGCCCGTCCTCTCGATCGTCGGCTACACCAACGCGGGCAAGAGCACGCTCCTGCGCGCGCTCACCCAGAGCGACGTCCACGTCGAGGACAAGATGTTCGCGACCCTCGACCCGGTCTCGCGACGGCTTCGCTTCCCGCGTGAGCGCGAGGTGATCATCACGGACACCGTGGGCTTCATCCGCGACCTGCCCGAGGACCTCGTCGCCGCGTTCCACGCGACCCTCGAGGAGCTTCGCGACGCGAGCCTGCTGCTCCACGTCGTCGATGCCGCGAGTCCGGACATCGATCGACGGATTCGCGCCGTCCGCGACGTGCTCGGCGAGCTCGGCTTCGACCAGAAGCCGGAGCTGCTCGTGTTCAACCAGATCGACCGGCTGGACGAGGCCGAGGCCCAGGCCCTCGCGCGTCGCTACCAGGCGATCCCGATCTCCGCGCTCACGGGCGTTGGCCTGCGCGAACTCCTGACCGAAGCGGAAGAGATCCTCTGGGACGACGAGGATCGCGTCCCCGGAGAAGAAGACCGCTTCGTCGACCTCGCCGCGTCCGGACGTTAG
- a CDS encoding FAD-binding protein, translated as MKNCTRRELIRDGLAAMALVSIPGCAAPTPERRLAWRNWAGDHACRPAARLAPRDEDELASILRRGAGPIRPVGSGHSFTPVAATDGTLVSLDRMRGVIAADAAGRRADIWAGTRLHALGPELARHDQLLTVQPDIDDQALAGALATSTHGTGPAFGSMSSYVEALTLVTPSGDVLTCDREREAEVFHAARCSVGALGVTSRVRMSNTVPMNVEERTWTAPVEEVLANAERLAADHMHMEFMPMPRSGLSLVMTTDATDSTEIDLHEDPTAVEQLRAAWQAVGGDPAVYRQVVWEALGEGAADVRSGPAHLVRAHARFTRFREMEYMVPAEVGVDCVREILDAIDRTNLPLVFPIEVRYVKEDDVWLSMFEGRAGCTISVHQFADEDQRPAFDLIEPILVRYEGRPHWGKMHGLDADALRERYPRWDDFQRVRRALDPRGRMLNPWLERTLVTADAS; from the coding sequence GTGAAGAACTGCACGCGACGGGAGCTGATCCGGGACGGTCTCGCGGCGATGGCGCTCGTTTCGATTCCCGGTTGTGCCGCGCCGACGCCGGAGCGCCGCCTCGCCTGGCGCAACTGGGCCGGGGATCACGCGTGCCGGCCGGCGGCGCGTCTCGCGCCCCGGGACGAGGACGAGCTCGCGTCGATCCTGCGGCGCGGCGCCGGCCCGATCCGCCCGGTGGGTTCGGGCCATTCCTTCACGCCGGTCGCGGCGACCGACGGGACCCTCGTCTCCCTCGATCGGATGCGCGGTGTGATCGCGGCGGACGCCGCGGGCCGCCGCGCCGACATCTGGGCGGGGACGCGTCTGCACGCCCTCGGACCGGAGCTGGCTCGGCACGACCAGCTCCTGACCGTCCAGCCGGACATCGACGACCAGGCCCTCGCCGGTGCCCTCGCGACGTCGACCCACGGAACGGGACCCGCGTTCGGCTCGATGTCTTCGTACGTCGAGGCGTTGACGCTCGTGACGCCATCGGGGGACGTCCTGACCTGCGATCGAGAGCGGGAGGCCGAGGTCTTTCACGCGGCGCGCTGCTCGGTCGGCGCGCTCGGGGTGACTTCCCGCGTTCGGATGTCGAACACGGTGCCGATGAACGTCGAGGAGCGGACCTGGACGGCGCCCGTCGAAGAGGTGCTGGCGAACGCTGAGCGCCTCGCCGCGGATCACATGCACATGGAGTTCATGCCGATGCCCCGGTCCGGGCTCTCGCTGGTGATGACGACGGACGCGACGGATTCGACGGAGATCGACCTCCACGAGGACCCGACCGCCGTCGAGCAGCTGCGTGCGGCCTGGCAGGCCGTCGGCGGCGACCCGGCGGTCTATCGCCAGGTGGTCTGGGAGGCGCTCGGCGAGGGGGCCGCCGACGTGCGCTCCGGTCCGGCCCATCTCGTGCGCGCCCACGCGCGCTTCACGCGCTTTCGGGAGATGGAGTACATGGTGCCGGCGGAGGTCGGTGTCGATTGCGTGCGTGAGATCCTGGACGCGATCGATCGGACGAACCTCCCACTCGTGTTCCCGATCGAGGTCCGGTACGTGAAGGAAGACGACGTCTGGCTCAGCATGTTCGAAGGTCGCGCCGGCTGCACGATCTCGGTTCATCAGTTCGCCGACGAAGATCAGCGCCCGGCCTTCGATCTGATCGAGCCGATCCTCGTCCGCTACGAGGGACGTCCGCACTGGGGAAAGATGCATGGCCTCGATGCCGACGCGCTGCGCGAGCGCTACCCGAGATGGGACGATTTCCAGCGGGTGCGCCGAGCGCTCGATCCCCGCGGCCGCATGCTGAACCCGTGGCTCGAGCGGACGCTCGTGACCGCGGACGCGAGCTAG
- a CDS encoding VCBS repeat-containing protein codes for MLLSPRPGSTPPILFASILLCLTALPASAQFAFAPPVSLATGLNPSQVAAADWTGDDDLDLIVVNRASDDANVFAGDGAGGFTLIETFAVGNFPQGVIAADLDGLGGIDLVTTSVPFNTGNVSAWLGNGDGTFQTPVIGVTDDGPRSVQAVDFDGDLALDLVTPNAQRGNISVFLGEGDGTFGPEIRTPIGSAAAFPTDLAVADFDGDLLLDVITSNAQSADNSLGLVLGDGDGTFGPPTAIPTTCTRPESVVAGFFDADANVDVAVACFQSDEIAVLLGNGNGTFAAPVRYGIGPGAGDNPYWILAEDMDGDGELDLVTANNGSFSVYPGVGDGTFGAPTVVPSVSSFFGAVAADFNEDGRPDLALADFGGDFLRVYLGQAPTPVPGLGLGGAAIGALLAAGFAGLRMVRRR; via the coding sequence ATGCTGTTGTCCCCCCGTCCCGGTTCGACGCCTCCGATCCTCTTCGCGTCCATCCTTCTCTGTCTCACCGCGCTTCCCGCCTCGGCCCAGTTCGCCTTCGCACCGCCAGTCTCGCTCGCCACCGGGCTCAACCCCTCCCAGGTCGCCGCCGCCGACTGGACGGGCGACGACGACCTCGACCTGATCGTCGTGAACCGCGCTTCCGACGACGCGAACGTCTTCGCCGGTGACGGCGCCGGCGGCTTCACGCTGATCGAGACCTTCGCCGTCGGAAACTTTCCGCAGGGCGTGATCGCGGCGGACCTGGACGGCCTCGGCGGAATCGACCTCGTCACGACGAGCGTTCCGTTCAATACGGGAAACGTCTCCGCCTGGCTCGGCAACGGCGACGGGACGTTCCAGACTCCAGTGATCGGCGTGACCGACGACGGTCCGCGCAGCGTCCAGGCGGTCGACTTCGACGGCGACCTCGCCCTCGACCTCGTCACGCCGAACGCACAGCGCGGCAACATCTCGGTCTTTCTGGGCGAGGGGGACGGCACGTTCGGCCCGGAGATCCGCACGCCGATCGGGTCCGCGGCCGCGTTCCCGACCGATCTCGCGGTCGCCGACTTCGACGGCGATCTCCTGCTCGACGTGATCACGAGCAACGCGCAGAGCGCGGACAATTCGCTCGGCCTGGTCCTGGGCGACGGAGACGGCACCTTCGGTCCGCCGACGGCGATTCCCACGACCTGCACTCGTCCGGAGTCCGTCGTCGCAGGCTTCTTCGACGCCGACGCGAACGTCGACGTGGCGGTCGCCTGCTTCCAGTCGGACGAGATCGCGGTCCTGCTCGGCAATGGCAACGGGACCTTCGCCGCGCCCGTTCGCTACGGGATCGGCCCCGGGGCCGGCGACAATCCGTATTGGATCCTCGCGGAGGACATGGACGGCGACGGCGAGCTCGACCTCGTGACGGCGAACAACGGAAGCTTCAGCGTCTATCCCGGAGTCGGCGACGGCACCTTCGGAGCGCCGACCGTCGTGCCCTCCGTCAGCAGCTTCTTCGGCGCCGTGGCCGCGGACTTCAACGAGGATGGGCGCCCCGACCTCGCGCTCGCGGACTTCGGGGGAGACTTCTTGAGGGTCTACCTCGGCCAGGCGCCGACGCCGGTTCCGGGTCTCGGCCTCGGCGGCGCCGCGATCGGGGCGCTCCTCGCCGCGGGCTTCGCGGGGCTGCGCATGGTCCGCCGGCGCTAG